The Achromobacter deleyi genome has a window encoding:
- a CDS encoding GMC family oxidoreductase, with amino-acid sequence MSDTVDYIVVGAGSAGCVMANRLSADGAHSVCLLEAGPKDRYPWIHIPIGYGKTMFHKVVNWGYYTDPDPNMLGRRIYWPRGRTLGGSSSINGLIYIRGQRADYDAWADAGNPGWSWDDCLPYFRKLENNDLGPGPTRGTEGPLNATSIRTPHPLVEALIAAAGKLGVPHVQDFNTGDQEGVGYYQLTTRNGRRCSTAVAYLRPAQDRPNLRVETDAHAMAILFEGRRACGVRYRQDGQVRTLRARREVVLCAGALQSPQLLQLSGVGPAALLRQFGIGVVRDLPGVGENLQDHLQIRLIFETTRPITTNDQLRTLAGRARMGLQWLLFRSGPLAVGINQGGLFCRVDPASRRPDTQFHFATLSADMAGGKVHPFSGCTYSVCQLRPSSRGRVQLRSADPFEAPSMQPNYLSTELDRRMAVAAVKYARQVAATEPLAGLMKREFRPGADVRTDDEILHFCRQYGATIFHPSGTARMGPRDDPMAVVDERLRVRGVSGLRVVDCSIMPTLVSGNTNAPVVMLAERAADFMLQDIRQARAQTLRTTARMEMTDPG; translated from the coding sequence ATGTCCGATACCGTGGATTACATCGTGGTGGGGGCCGGGTCAGCCGGATGCGTGATGGCGAACCGGCTGAGCGCGGACGGCGCGCATTCCGTCTGCCTGCTGGAGGCCGGCCCCAAGGACCGCTACCCGTGGATACACATCCCCATCGGCTACGGCAAGACGATGTTCCACAAAGTGGTGAACTGGGGCTATTACACGGACCCCGATCCCAACATGCTGGGCCGGCGCATCTATTGGCCGCGCGGCCGCACGCTGGGCGGATCCAGCTCGATCAACGGCCTGATCTACATCCGCGGCCAGCGCGCCGACTACGACGCCTGGGCGGACGCCGGCAACCCAGGCTGGAGCTGGGACGACTGCCTGCCCTACTTCCGCAAACTGGAAAACAACGACCTGGGTCCCGGCCCCACTCGCGGCACCGAAGGCCCACTCAACGCCACGTCCATCAGGACGCCGCACCCGCTGGTGGAAGCGCTGATCGCCGCCGCCGGCAAGCTGGGCGTTCCCCACGTGCAGGACTTCAACACCGGCGACCAGGAAGGCGTGGGCTATTACCAGCTCACCACGCGCAACGGCCGCCGCTGCTCCACCGCCGTGGCCTATCTGCGCCCCGCGCAGGACCGCCCCAACCTGCGCGTGGAGACCGACGCGCACGCCATGGCAATACTGTTCGAAGGCCGCCGCGCCTGCGGGGTGCGTTACCGGCAGGACGGCCAGGTGCGCACGCTGCGCGCGCGGCGCGAAGTGGTGCTGTGCGCGGGCGCGCTGCAATCGCCGCAGCTGCTGCAATTGTCCGGCGTCGGCCCGGCCGCCCTGCTGCGCCAGTTCGGCATCGGCGTGGTGCGCGACCTTCCTGGCGTGGGCGAAAACCTGCAGGACCACCTGCAGATCCGCCTGATTTTCGAGACGACCCGCCCCATCACCACCAATGACCAGCTGCGCACGCTGGCCGGGCGCGCGCGCATGGGGCTGCAATGGCTGCTGTTCCGCAGCGGTCCGCTGGCCGTCGGCATCAACCAGGGCGGCCTGTTCTGCCGGGTCGATCCCGCCAGCCGCAGGCCCGACACCCAGTTCCACTTCGCCACGCTGTCGGCGGACATGGCGGGGGGCAAGGTACACCCGTTCTCCGGCTGCACCTATTCGGTCTGCCAGCTTCGCCCATCCTCGCGCGGCCGCGTGCAGCTGCGCAGCGCCGATCCTTTCGAAGCGCCCTCCATGCAGCCGAACTACCTGTCCACGGAGCTGGACCGCCGCATGGCGGTGGCCGCCGTCAAGTACGCGCGGCAGGTCGCCGCGACCGAACCGCTGGCCGGCCTGATGAAGCGCGAATTCCGGCCCGGCGCCGACGTCCGCACCGACGACGAGATCCTGCACTTCTGCCGGCAATACGGCGCCACCATCTTCCATCCTTCCGGCACTGCCCGGATGGGGCCGCGCGACGATCCCATGGCGGTCGTGGACGAACGCCTGCGCGTGCGCGGCGTTTCCGGCCTGCGGGTGGTGGATTGCTCGATCATGCCCACCCTCGTGTCCGGCAACACCAATGCGCCGGTCGTGATGCTGGCCGAACGCGCGGCCGATTTCATGTTGCAGGACATCAGGCAGGCCCGTGCACAGACGCTGCGCACGACCGCCCGGATGGAGATGACGGATCCCGGATAG